The Carnobacterium divergens genome includes a window with the following:
- a CDS encoding aminoglycoside 6-adenylyltransferase, with product MRTESEVLQQIKAFAMENDDIKVVAMNGSRVNPMIPENSFKDYDLVFFVEKLEPYQSQKKWLTTFGDSLILCEPEIDGLGEPLFADKEGYIFLVIFTDGIRMDIQLRPVSLLASYLKEDSLTKIIVDKEQRVPLKPVPNDFNYHVQRPSEELYQASCNEFWWQVLNVLKAYHRDELLVAVYYLNMTRSELVRMLSWQVGIETDSSLSLGKEHHLLQRYLPKKEWKKLLSSFDTTSREALYESLVIIRTLFKEALQTVGDSLNYFVEDGELMVEKFLEAHGKNQNF from the coding sequence ATGCGAACAGAATCTGAAGTGTTACAGCAAATCAAAGCATTTGCAATGGAAAACGACGACATTAAAGTAGTTGCAATGAATGGATCTCGTGTCAATCCAATGATTCCAGAGAACTCATTTAAAGATTATGATTTGGTTTTTTTTGTAGAAAAACTTGAACCTTATCAAAGTCAAAAAAAATGGTTAACAACATTTGGTGATAGTTTAATTTTATGTGAGCCTGAAATTGATGGTTTAGGAGAGCCCTTATTTGCTGATAAGGAAGGATATATTTTTCTGGTGATTTTTACAGACGGTATACGAATGGATATTCAATTAAGACCTGTGTCTTTGTTAGCTAGCTATTTAAAGGAAGATTCCTTGACTAAAATAATCGTAGATAAAGAGCAACGAGTGCCATTAAAACCTGTTCCAAATGATTTTAATTATCATGTTCAAAGACCTAGCGAAGAATTGTATCAAGCAAGTTGCAATGAATTTTGGTGGCAAGTATTAAATGTGTTAAAAGCCTATCATCGAGATGAATTACTTGTGGCGGTTTATTATTTAAACATGACACGCAGTGAATTGGTTCGCATGCTATCTTGGCAGGTGGGGATTGAAACGGATTCTAGTTTAAGCTTAGGAAAAGAGCATCACCTATTGCAAAGGTATCTACCAAAAAAAGAATGGAAAAAGTTACTAAGCAGTTTTGATACTACTTCAAGAGAAGCACTTTATGAAAGTTTAGTAATTATCCGAACACTTTTTAAAGAAGCTTTACAAACGGTTGGCGATTCATTGAATTACTTCGTTGAAGATGGAGAACTGATGGTGGAAAAATTTTTAGAAGCTCATGGTAAGAATCAGAATTTTTAA
- a CDS encoding PLP-dependent aminotransferase family protein, translating into MWSLIPYNNQKIPLYQKIMLLIEEQIKIGNLPVGSPIPSERKLAELLEVNRSTVTRAFEELSDRGIIIRKKGSGSYVNTEKWGLQTQPIINWQPLFGVKTAIEKSPYQRKIDALKKSGKMQTYLDLSNGDLPTDLVPALKTPELSWGELIQKENEMTTNQLGILSLRQSVQRHLAKTYQMKVPLEEILITSGTQQGLFLIAQGLLKPGDTIGVEAPSYFYSLPLFQATGVRIVPLPIDKEGVMMGPLAEACLNYPIKMIFINPIFQNPTGSIMSFERKAALLEFCQLRRIPIVEDDVYGGLTFSTDEVTPLKKMDQKNQVIYLGSLSKYVGQHLRIGWMVAPQNIVTQLAHIRHQIDSGLSVLPQILADTFLVKDFVSQQARLKKELSKRAEYAEDWLTKRFSNKVQFDEVKGGYHLYARFPELDVKAFNQLLDDLLEENIIVGEGQFFGDTVPGMRISFGHVVDKEAMA; encoded by the coding sequence ATGTGGAGTTTAATTCCTTACAACAACCAAAAAATACCGTTGTATCAAAAAATTATGCTGTTAATCGAAGAACAGATCAAAATAGGAAATTTGCCTGTGGGGAGTCCGATTCCATCTGAACGTAAATTAGCAGAATTGCTAGAAGTCAATCGTTCAACCGTTACAAGAGCATTTGAAGAACTCAGTGATAGAGGCATCATTATCCGAAAAAAAGGAAGCGGTTCTTATGTAAATACTGAAAAATGGGGACTTCAAACGCAACCTATTATCAACTGGCAACCACTATTTGGGGTTAAGACAGCCATTGAAAAAAGCCCCTATCAGCGAAAAATTGATGCCTTAAAAAAATCTGGTAAAATGCAAACTTATTTAGATTTATCGAATGGGGATTTGCCCACTGATTTAGTGCCAGCGCTAAAAACACCTGAACTTTCTTGGGGAGAATTAATCCAAAAAGAAAATGAGATGACTACGAACCAATTGGGAATTTTATCGTTGCGACAATCCGTGCAACGTCATCTAGCAAAAACCTATCAGATGAAGGTTCCGCTAGAAGAGATACTGATTACTTCCGGTACACAGCAAGGGCTTTTCCTCATTGCCCAAGGTTTATTAAAGCCAGGAGATACAATCGGTGTTGAGGCGCCCTCCTACTTTTACTCCTTGCCACTTTTTCAAGCAACAGGTGTCCGAATCGTTCCTTTGCCAATAGATAAGGAAGGGGTTATGATGGGGCCTTTAGCAGAAGCGTGTTTAAACTATCCAATCAAAATGATTTTTATTAATCCTATTTTTCAAAATCCGACAGGCTCTATTATGAGCTTTGAGCGAAAAGCTGCATTGTTAGAATTTTGTCAGCTACGACGGATTCCGATTGTCGAAGATGACGTTTATGGCGGTTTAACTTTTTCAACAGATGAGGTCACGCCATTAAAAAAAATGGATCAAAAAAATCAGGTGATTTACTTAGGCTCCTTGTCAAAATACGTTGGTCAGCATCTCAGAATTGGATGGATGGTAGCACCGCAAAATATCGTGACTCAACTGGCTCACATTCGCCATCAAATTGATTCGGGTTTAAGTGTGTTGCCACAAATTTTAGCAGATACTTTTTTAGTGAAGGATTTTGTTAGTCAACAAGCCCGATTAAAGAAAGAACTTAGCAAACGAGCGGAGTATGCTGAGGATTGGTTAACGAAGCGCTTTTCAAACAAGGTTCAATTTGATGAGGTAAAAGGAGGGTATCATCTATATGCTCGTTTTCCTGAGCTTGATGTGAAGGCATTTAATCAGCTGTTGGATGATTTATTAGAGGAGAACATCATTGTGGGGGAAGGGCAATTTTTTGGAGATACAGTGCCAGGAATGAGGATTAGTTTTGGACATGTTGTTGATAAAGAGGCGATGGCTTAG
- the pdxS gene encoding pyridoxal 5'-phosphate synthase lyase subunit PdxS, with translation MNKQLGTDLVKRGMAQMQKGGVIMDVVNAEQARIAEAAGAVAVMALERVPSDIRAAGGVARMADPTIVEEVMKAVSIPVMAKARIGHISEARILEAMGVDYIDESEVLTPADEEFHLLKSDFTVPFVCGCRDLGEALRRIGEGASMLRTKGEPGTGNIVEAVRHMRKVNQQIKMLVTKENDELMTFAKEIGAPFELVKEIKALGKLPVVNFAAGGVATPADAALMMSLGADGVFVGSGIFKAENPAKFAEAIVRATTHFEDYELLAELSKGLGEPMKGIDISTLDKSERMQERGW, from the coding sequence ATGAACAAACAATTAGGTACTGATTTAGTAAAACGAGGAATGGCACAAATGCAAAAGGGTGGCGTCATTATGGACGTTGTAAATGCGGAACAAGCGCGAATTGCCGAAGCTGCTGGAGCAGTAGCAGTGATGGCGTTGGAACGCGTGCCTTCAGATATTCGTGCAGCTGGTGGAGTGGCTCGCATGGCAGACCCAACCATTGTCGAAGAAGTGATGAAGGCTGTTAGCATTCCTGTCATGGCTAAAGCTCGAATTGGACACATTAGCGAGGCTCGTATTTTAGAAGCGATGGGCGTTGATTATATTGACGAAAGTGAAGTGTTAACACCTGCTGATGAAGAGTTTCATTTGTTAAAATCAGACTTCACTGTGCCCTTTGTTTGTGGCTGCCGCGACTTAGGAGAAGCACTGCGTCGGATTGGCGAAGGAGCATCTATGCTTCGTACGAAGGGAGAACCTGGTACTGGAAATATTGTGGAAGCCGTCCGTCATATGCGCAAAGTCAACCAACAAATCAAAATGCTCGTGACAAAAGAAAACGATGAATTAATGACCTTTGCAAAAGAAATTGGTGCGCCTTTCGAGTTGGTTAAAGAAATCAAAGCATTAGGAAAATTACCTGTTGTTAACTTTGCCGCAGGCGGCGTTGCTACACCAGCTGACGCTGCACTAATGATGAGTTTAGGCGCAGATGGAGTGTTTGTTGGTTCGGGTATTTTTAAAGCTGAAAACCCAGCAAAATTTGCTGAAGCCATCGTTCGAGCAACGACTCATTTTGAGGATTATGAACTGCTAGCTGAATTGTCTAAAGGACTAGGCGAACCAATGAAAGGCATTGATATTTCTACGTTAGATAAATCTGAGCGTATGCAAGAAAGAGGCTGGTAA
- a CDS encoding DUF421 domain-containing protein, translating into MDLYYAAIIKLGLGFICLIFQINLLGKGNLAPSSAMDQVQNYVLGGIIGGVIYNGDITILQFFLVLIIWTILVFTIKFIKNHNKYAKRLIDGRPITLIANGQVDVGECLRCGISANDLTFKLRAVGIYEIKLVKKAIMEQNGQLTVIQYGDDNIKYPLIIDGQINEDVLDLIHKDSQWVHEELTKKQYQLSDIYMGEYDSGEIYLYPYK; encoded by the coding sequence TTGGATTTATATTATGCAGCTATTATTAAATTAGGACTAGGTTTTATTTGTTTGATTTTTCAAATCAATTTATTAGGCAAAGGCAATTTAGCTCCTAGTTCTGCAATGGATCAGGTGCAAAATTATGTGCTAGGTGGCATTATTGGTGGCGTAATCTATAACGGCGATATCACGATTTTGCAGTTTTTTTTAGTCCTCATTATATGGACGATTCTTGTATTTACGATCAAGTTTATTAAAAATCATAATAAATATGCTAAGCGTTTGATTGATGGAAGGCCGATTACCTTGATTGCTAATGGTCAGGTAGATGTTGGTGAATGTTTACGTTGTGGTATTTCAGCTAATGATTTGACCTTTAAGCTTAGGGCAGTAGGAATTTATGAAATCAAACTAGTTAAGAAAGCCATTATGGAGCAAAATGGTCAGTTGACTGTCATTCAATACGGAGATGATAACATTAAATATCCGTTAATCATTGACGGTCAAATTAACGAGGACGTCTTAGACTTAATCCACAAGGACAGCCAATGGGTCCACGAAGAATTGACGAAAAAGCAGTACCAACTAAGCGATATCTATATGGGTGAATACGATTCAGGAGAAATTTACCTTTACCCGTATAAATAA
- a CDS encoding DUF3290 domain-containing protein has product MQFYTFDYLVSQSNVNSYVKYTIIFVVLFFLTFVIIKYMRDRVQTKYRDLSIIFFLILVFIIGIQFTDYSQSQSTVSQSAQMVQFIEQLGKEKKVKADEILVNSTVLNDEMVVKIDQKFYQVDFNSDFSAYHTQNVQLVNPAITIVKEK; this is encoded by the coding sequence ATGCAGTTTTATACATTTGACTATTTAGTCAGTCAGTCTAACGTTAACAGTTATGTGAAATATACCATCATTTTCGTTGTTTTATTCTTTTTAACTTTTGTGATTATTAAATACATGCGGGATCGAGTGCAAACGAAATACCGAGATTTAAGTATTATTTTCTTTTTAATTTTGGTATTTATTATTGGCATCCAATTTACGGATTATTCCCAATCTCAATCAACGGTTTCACAATCCGCACAAATGGTTCAATTTATCGAACAATTAGGTAAGGAAAAGAAAGTAAAAGCGGATGAGATTCTAGTCAATTCAACAGTACTTAATGATGAAATGGTCGTTAAAATCGATCAAAAATTTTACCAAGTGGATTTTAATTCTGATTTTTCAGCCTATCATACCCAAAATGTTCAGTTGGTAAATCCAGCTATTACGATTGTTAAAGAAAAGTAA
- a CDS encoding thioredoxin family protein, protein MKNKAKLIMFIIFLGVLIIRPVYHLYVNSTYSLTPISNEDFLKLENNTNDSWIIFGRPTCNECAVFLPKLETVAKNNKIKIMYYNIDKERKNSEDKMKDILERYDVTVVPTLIHIKNDKVVKTLIGDQSIKTLQTTFFD, encoded by the coding sequence ATGAAAAATAAAGCTAAATTAATCATGTTTATCATTTTTCTTGGTGTGTTAATTATAAGACCTGTTTATCATCTATATGTGAACTCAACATATTCGTTAACCCCAATTTCTAACGAGGACTTTCTAAAATTAGAAAATAATACTAATGACTCCTGGATAATATTCGGAAGGCCAACCTGTAATGAGTGCGCTGTTTTTTTACCCAAATTAGAAACAGTTGCTAAGAATAATAAAATTAAAATAATGTATTACAATATTGATAAAGAACGTAAAAATAGTGAAGATAAAATGAAGGATATTTTAGAGAGGTATGATGTAACAGTTGTACCAACTTTAATTCATATTAAAAATGATAAAGTTGTCAAAACTTTAATTGGAGATCAAAGTATTAAAACGTTACAAACAACATTTTTTGACTAG
- a CDS encoding LPXTG cell wall anchor domain-containing protein, which translates to MRQKLKFLVLLGILLTSICVSPSDSYASEGNGETTLTLIIDHSSKVINEQEKEDSERINENSNPNNTFPKTGEKKNSSMGVGSLLLGWVFIIYRKKNA; encoded by the coding sequence ATGAGACAAAAACTTAAGTTTTTGGTGCTACTAGGTATATTATTGACGAGCATATGTGTTTCTCCAAGTGATTCATATGCTTCCGAGGGTAATGGAGAAACAACTCTTACACTAATTATTGATCATTCATCAAAAGTCATAAATGAGCAGGAAAAAGAAGATTCAGAACGAATTAACGAAAATTCTAACCCAAATAATACGTTTCCAAAAACAGGAGAAAAGAAAAATTCTTCTATGGGAGTAGGCTCATTGTTACTAGGATGGGTGTTCATTATTTACAGAAAAAAGAACGCTTAA
- a CDS encoding leucine-rich repeat domain-containing protein, with amino-acid sequence MKKKNFILLMVAFLSISLFAVRVIYNNGIKFVSAKEADINLVTEGDTKQDLNSVESSEDYLEEISTDTGNLLENEVDSKKEIEMGENVEESNIIQEATKDLSVDNSEETVDSWMPDKNLQSALSAILKIPANEIKKEDLLKLDKPPYNGLTGMGISSIEGLQYAKNVTRLSLTGNHISDVTPLAELEKLQLLWLDKNEISDVTPIANLKQYGEIKGIFLEENNIVDISPLAVYEGYPLNGVIGNTGGLWLGKQTIILPDITIDDTPYQQNLMPVTNLEANNQRLIPTSDSAKGIYNPNDSSVTWRDFSNNEGVFTTKWSYKLPDSYSFTTPDFTGSITQNYTIKKNLTSLYEVTIPATVDLNDSSTINISGTNYGDKTLTVASKETVLTLVNEDRPNRSLDAPLTWNNPENKLTVSSGDGAQITADATITMGVPKKNVYAGKYKGILNFVITYE; translated from the coding sequence TTGAAAAAAAAAAACTTTATTTTATTGATGGTTGCTTTTTTATCGATATCGCTATTTGCTGTAAGAGTTATATATAATAATGGAATAAAATTTGTTTCTGCAAAGGAGGCAGATATTAATCTGGTGACAGAAGGAGATACAAAACAGGATTTGAATAGTGTTGAAAGCAGTGAAGATTATTTAGAAGAGATATCGACAGATACAGGAAATTTATTAGAAAATGAGGTGGATAGTAAAAAAGAAATAGAGATGGGAGAAAATGTAGAAGAATCTAACATTATCCAAGAGGCAACAAAAGACTTGTCCGTAGACAATTCTGAGGAAACAGTAGATTCATGGATGCCCGATAAAAACTTACAATCCGCTCTTTCCGCTATATTGAAAATTCCAGCAAATGAAATTAAAAAAGAAGATTTATTAAAATTAGACAAGCCTCCCTATAATGGATTAACGGGAATGGGAATTTCCTCAATTGAAGGGTTACAGTATGCTAAAAACGTTACAAGATTGAGTTTAACCGGAAATCATATTTCAGATGTAACACCTCTTGCTGAATTAGAAAAATTGCAGCTGTTATGGCTTGATAAAAATGAAATTTCTGATGTAACGCCAATTGCTAACTTAAAGCAATATGGGGAAATTAAAGGAATCTTTCTCGAGGAAAATAATATAGTTGATATTTCTCCATTGGCTGTTTATGAAGGATACCCTTTAAATGGAGTAATAGGGAACACGGGTGGATTATGGCTAGGCAAGCAGACGATTATTTTGCCTGACATCACGATTGATGATACTCCCTATCAGCAAAATTTAATGCCGGTTACGAATCTTGAAGCGAATAATCAACGTCTTATCCCAACTTCTGACAGTGCTAAGGGGATATATAATCCAAATGATTCAAGTGTAACTTGGCGTGATTTTTCAAATAATGAAGGTGTATTTACAACAAAATGGTCGTACAAGTTACCTGACTCGTATTCTTTTACGACACCTGATTTTACTGGATCCATTACTCAAAACTATACAATTAAAAAAAATTTAACCTCTTTGTATGAAGTAACGATTCCTGCGACTGTTGATTTAAATGATTCTTCTACTATAAATATTTCAGGAACAAACTATGGAGATAAAACCTTAACGGTTGCGTCTAAAGAAACTGTATTGACGCTAGTAAACGAAGATCGACCTAACCGTTCTTTGGATGCCCCGTTAACTTGGAACAATCCAGAGAATAAACTCACTGTATCTTCAGGCGACGGAGCCCAAATCACTGCAGATGCTACTATTACAATGGGAGTCCCCAAAAAAAATGTTTACGCTGGGAAATATAAAGGAATATTAAATTTTGTTATTACGTATGAGTGA
- the pilM gene encoding type IV pilus biogenesis protein PilM, with translation MFTSRKTILGIDIQKNVVRYCTLHKGRWLYGEKLAQGNFFKDNRLKNKQELVKIIHDICKETHSRAPHVVISALNSKLLIKQIPLQKMETEKEIREFLFFELGESIQLPFENPIFDLLILDRPNQKQKKEKKTKKMKKEQASSGDLEQVKVKTVKRNRFAVNGNVPVLITSEPLLEEIGDVILDGGGNLAGVDFSALAYTSILKREIEWGQSFALVEIDSGEATITIFEKLVPVYVQYEDYNQINWRFQEVDGQIIPDFKDEAEAVTQLGETIQNIIRYFETDISEGGKVSKIYLVGGHPRLKKEVSDVIQSKNDIPVSVLTSALKLKKLLQIPPRFLLAACLALKEV, from the coding sequence ATGTTTACAAGTAGAAAAACGATTTTAGGAATCGATATACAAAAAAATGTGGTCAGATACTGCACACTACATAAAGGACGTTGGTTATACGGAGAAAAGCTGGCACAAGGGAATTTTTTTAAAGACAACCGCTTGAAGAATAAACAAGAACTGGTGAAAATTATTCATGATATTTGTAAAGAAACCCACTCGAGAGCGCCTCATGTTGTGATTTCAGCGCTAAATTCAAAGTTGCTTATTAAACAAATACCATTACAAAAAATGGAAACAGAAAAGGAAATCCGTGAATTTTTATTTTTTGAATTAGGAGAATCCATTCAATTACCTTTTGAAAATCCCATTTTTGACTTGCTGATTCTAGATCGACCTAATCAAAAACAAAAAAAAGAAAAAAAGACTAAAAAAATGAAGAAAGAGCAAGCTAGTAGTGGAGATTTGGAACAAGTCAAAGTAAAGACAGTAAAGCGCAATCGGTTTGCAGTTAATGGGAATGTTCCTGTATTGATAACGTCAGAACCTTTATTGGAAGAAATTGGTGATGTTATTCTTGATGGTGGAGGCAACCTGGCAGGAGTAGACTTTAGTGCATTGGCTTATACATCCATCTTAAAAAGAGAAATTGAATGGGGGCAAAGTTTTGCTTTAGTTGAAATTGATTCTGGTGAAGCGACTATTACTATTTTTGAGAAACTAGTACCAGTTTATGTTCAATACGAAGATTATAATCAAATAAATTGGCGTTTTCAAGAAGTTGATGGACAGATTATACCTGACTTTAAAGATGAAGCAGAAGCTGTTACACAACTTGGAGAAACGATTCAAAATATAATTCGCTATTTTGAAACAGATATTTCCGAAGGAGGGAAAGTATCTAAAATTTATTTAGTTGGGGGTCATCCTCGATTAAAGAAAGAAGTATCTGACGTAATCCAATCAAAAAATGATATTCCAGTTAGTGTACTCACGTCTGCACTTAAATTAAAAAAATTGCTACAGATTCCACCTCGCTTTTTATTAGCAGCCTGTTTAGCATTGAAAGAGGTCTAA
- a CDS encoding prepilin peptidase, with translation MNQMQQIIIYVYVFIVGMCLSSFFMVVGYRIPRKETILGRSHCEECQNELRWWHVLPLFSYLKLKGKCYFCTSKIGISNPILEVFIGLLFVSSAFFEGLSPEILVSFTLICLLFTISVSDWLYQIIPNKVLFPFLILGIIERVLIPQNDFWWYPIAGFFAGFLPLFLLGLLKEGGVGGGDIKLFAVVGVFIGPIGALISLFLSSVIAIIIHIITIIATEKQQKQIAFGPSIAIGSFIIYLFTSGQIEAMIQLFRR, from the coding sequence ATGAATCAAATGCAACAAATTATTATTTATGTTTATGTATTTATTGTAGGAATGTGTCTAAGTTCCTTTTTCATGGTGGTGGGGTATCGAATTCCAAGAAAAGAAACAATCTTGGGACGATCACATTGTGAAGAATGCCAAAACGAACTTCGTTGGTGGCATGTCCTTCCTTTGTTTTCTTATCTAAAGTTAAAAGGAAAATGTTACTTTTGTACTTCTAAAATAGGGATAAGCAACCCTATTTTAGAAGTATTTATTGGTCTATTATTCGTTAGTAGCGCCTTTTTTGAGGGATTATCTCCCGAAATACTTGTTAGTTTTACTTTAATTTGTTTATTATTTACAATTAGTGTTTCTGATTGGTTGTATCAAATCATTCCAAATAAAGTTTTATTTCCTTTTCTTATCCTAGGAATTATTGAACGGGTCCTCATTCCTCAAAATGATTTTTGGTGGTATCCAATCGCTGGATTTTTCGCTGGATTTTTGCCGTTATTTTTATTAGGATTGCTAAAAGAAGGCGGAGTTGGAGGCGGAGACATTAAATTATTTGCAGTTGTTGGGGTTTTTATTGGACCAATTGGAGCGCTGATTTCTCTCTTTTTATCTTCAGTAATTGCCATTATCATTCATATTATCACTATCATAGCAACAGAGAAACAACAAAAACAGATTGCTTTTGGGCCGTCTATTGCGATAGGATCTTTTATTATTTATTTGTTTACATCCGGACAAATAGAAGCAATGATCCAATTGTTTAGACGCTAA
- a CDS encoding type II secretion system protein, with protein MMNATMINMQEESKLTRILKDERGMTLIELLATVVILAIIAAIGVTAIGQVIQNTREDAGVSNVQQAMNAAKLYQSTDLTNGGSTGFNLEVLIKNGYLEVPSDTWNDTDKILFNVQKDGSLTMTIPNGALKAGTIDSLGFTNKTNEEILGLQRSDLWPAK; from the coding sequence ATGATGAACGCAACAATGATTAACATGCAAGAAGAAAGTAAATTAACCCGTATTTTAAAAGACGAAAGAGGGATGACTCTTATTGAATTACTAGCCACAGTAGTCATTTTAGCTATCATTGCAGCAATTGGTGTAACAGCAATTGGTCAAGTAATCCAAAATACTCGTGAAGATGCGGGTGTTTCAAATGTTCAACAAGCTATGAATGCGGCTAAATTATATCAATCAACAGATTTAACCAATGGTGGATCAACTGGTTTTAATTTGGAAGTTTTAATTAAAAACGGTTATCTTGAAGTTCCAAGCGATACATGGAATGATACAGATAAAATTTTGTTTAATGTCCAAAAAGATGGTTCTTTAACAATGACGATTCCAAATGGAGCTTTAAAAGCAGGTACTATAGATAGCTTAGGATTTACTAATAAAACGAATGAAGAGATTCTTGGCTTACAACGTTCTGATTTGTGGCCAGCAAAATAA
- a CDS encoding type II secretion system F family protein produces MTLYSYEGIKTTGETIMGNIRGNSVSEVQGKLRESRIKAISIVEQEQNLANMEIQIFNKISMKQLVPYLQQMSTLINAGITVLEASAMLEKQVKKGKFQLILEEVRKDLESGESLSAAYRKHPNAFPSLLINIISVAELSGSLESNLTQITRYYEKSQENKSTIITAMMYPLMMFIAAIGVGVFLMISIVPMFAAFFESFDAPLPGITKLTMSMSNFLTTKGFFILVVVVSIVIGFTLLKRNSAFKLQLDALKLKIPIFGEFMQKNDFAVFMTTMSTLLSSSVPMVNSLKMSKEVVSNSCIRELISKCELEIEQGGKLSNVFSSSPIVPILLSQMVEIGEKTGSLEEMLARLSLIFEKEVDENSKRIKTVLEPLVMVVIAGIVGFIVAAIMLPMFSMYTTIQG; encoded by the coding sequence ATGACGCTGTATAGCTATGAAGGAATAAAAACCACAGGCGAAACTATTATGGGCAATATTCGTGGCAATAGTGTATCAGAAGTACAAGGAAAATTAAGAGAAAGTCGAATAAAAGCTATTTCAATTGTGGAACAAGAGCAAAATTTGGCTAATATGGAGATTCAAATATTCAATAAAATTAGCATGAAACAATTAGTGCCCTATTTGCAACAAATGTCGACCTTAATTAATGCAGGAATAACTGTATTAGAGGCGTCTGCTATGTTAGAAAAGCAGGTAAAAAAAGGAAAGTTTCAATTGATCTTAGAAGAAGTTCGTAAAGACTTAGAAAGTGGTGAATCATTATCTGCTGCTTATCGTAAGCACCCGAATGCCTTTCCTTCATTACTGATAAACATCATTTCAGTAGCAGAGTTATCAGGATCACTTGAAAGCAATTTAACTCAAATAACACGTTATTATGAAAAGAGTCAAGAGAATAAAAGTACGATTATTACAGCAATGATGTATCCTCTTATGATGTTTATTGCGGCAATTGGTGTTGGGGTTTTTCTAATGATTTCAATTGTTCCTATGTTTGCAGCTTTTTTTGAAAGTTTTGACGCACCTTTACCTGGAATCACTAAGCTCACAATGTCAATGAGTAATTTCTTAACGACAAAAGGATTTTTTATTCTAGTCGTTGTGGTATCGATAGTTATTGGTTTTACTCTTCTAAAAAGAAATTCAGCTTTCAAATTACAGTTAGATGCATTAAAGTTAAAAATTCCGATATTCGGAGAGTTCATGCAGAAAAATGATTTTGCTGTATTTATGACCACTATGTCTACCTTACTGTCTAGTTCAGTTCCCATGGTGAACTCACTTAAAATGAGCAAAGAAGTTGTGAGCAATAGTTGTATTCGAGAACTCATCTCGAAATGTGAATTAGAAATTGAACAGGGTGGGAAATTGAGTAATGTTTTTTCTTCAAGTCCAATTGTCCCAATTCTTCTTTCTCAAATGGTAGAAATTGGTGAAAAAACCGGTTCTTTGGAAGAAATGCTTGCTCGTTTAAGTCTTATATTTGAAAAAGAAGTCGATGAAAACAGTAAACGTATCAAGACAGTTCTTGAGCCTCTAGTGATGGTCGTGATTGCGGGGATAGTAGGATTTATCGTAGCAGCTATTATGTTGCCTATGTTTTCAATGTATACCACGATTCAAGGATAA